A window of the Virgibacillus pantothenticus genome harbors these coding sequences:
- a CDS encoding DUF5693 family protein, translating to MIKLRWFWVALLILVAITIPGIMDRWEKETNNNTYEIVVPYHEIEQLATETENLNTDDILATLKKAGLNTVSINQISLKWMEEHKLISIYSEQELRKALLFSKNASKINTAEEGYYITQPEEANYKQLIEQNLQPSTTTIGDQTFYFIKKKPGLLSTNFAFNKETIEQVKANGLDYIFRIGNEDQPFNQSTVSQLIEMKKSGSNKILFSGQELIGYPNMTKVENWTNSLTKNGFQFYFIEFNLQKGLQTVARNTDYNIIRLHSLHLDNKSLPENVDQAVRAVKERNIRSIFFHLQTGKPEDSLKNATAFVESVHDKLASDYTQGTPTPFSEIKTPTWLQILLFAAGILFTGLGSTLLKNNKWIFISTIFMSILALAYLLTQKLFLLQGFALMIAILAPICAMLSTMRSTNNNIRDITVQYFKALGITFIGIMIVIGLLNGNPFITGFEVFRGVKLVYVIPIIFVAVFLLWREALKLLNVPVKYWHLIIFLIISAIGIYYITRTGNNATVSGIELILRSALEDLLYVRPRTKEFLIGFPFFLLAIYVIGSNRLIGKLLLIPGTIGFLSVMNTFTHLHIPLHISLLRTVYSIAFGYLIGLLLIFLYKKCAPIVTKYMIKGWR from the coding sequence ATGATTAAACTGAGATGGTTTTGGGTTGCCTTGCTAATTTTAGTAGCAATTACCATTCCTGGGATTATGGACCGATGGGAAAAGGAAACAAATAACAATACATACGAAATTGTTGTTCCTTATCATGAAATTGAACAACTTGCTACCGAAACGGAAAATTTAAATACAGACGATATACTGGCCACTTTAAAAAAAGCCGGATTGAATACTGTTAGTATAAACCAAATATCATTAAAATGGATGGAAGAACATAAACTTATTTCTATCTATAGTGAACAAGAGCTAAGGAAGGCTCTACTATTCAGCAAAAACGCTTCGAAAATTAACACAGCTGAAGAAGGGTATTACATTACTCAACCAGAAGAAGCAAATTACAAACAGCTAATTGAGCAAAACCTGCAACCATCAACCACTACAATTGGCGATCAGACATTTTACTTCATTAAAAAAAAGCCAGGTTTATTATCAACAAACTTTGCTTTTAATAAAGAAACCATTGAACAAGTAAAAGCAAATGGCTTGGACTATATCTTTCGAATCGGCAACGAAGATCAACCATTCAATCAAAGTACAGTTAGTCAGCTCATTGAAATGAAGAAGTCAGGGTCAAATAAAATACTATTTTCAGGTCAGGAACTTATTGGCTACCCTAACATGACAAAGGTAGAGAATTGGACAAATTCACTTACAAAAAATGGCTTCCAGTTTTATTTTATAGAATTTAACCTCCAAAAAGGTTTACAGACAGTTGCTCGTAATACAGATTACAATATCATCAGATTGCACAGTCTACATTTAGACAATAAGAGTTTGCCCGAAAATGTTGATCAAGCAGTAAGAGCTGTGAAAGAACGTAATATACGGTCAATCTTCTTTCACTTACAAACGGGTAAACCTGAAGATAGTTTAAAAAATGCAACTGCATTTGTGGAAAGCGTCCATGATAAATTAGCAAGTGATTATACGCAAGGAACACCGACACCGTTCTCTGAAATAAAAACTCCTACTTGGTTGCAGATACTTTTATTTGCTGCAGGCATTCTATTTACTGGATTAGGCTCTACTTTGTTGAAGAATAACAAATGGATCTTTATTTCAACTATCTTTATGTCAATTTTAGCGCTGGCTTACTTATTAACCCAAAAACTCTTTTTATTACAAGGTTTTGCATTAATGATAGCTATTTTAGCGCCAATCTGTGCGATGTTATCTACAATGCGAAGCACAAATAATAACATTAGGGATATCACAGTCCAATATTTTAAAGCGCTCGGAATAACTTTTATTGGAATAATGATTGTTATTGGCTTGTTAAATGGAAATCCATTTATCACTGGGTTTGAAGTATTTAGAGGAGTCAAGCTCGTTTATGTAATTCCAATCATATTCGTCGCCGTTTTTTTACTCTGGAGAGAAGCTTTAAAATTATTAAATGTTCCGGTAAAATACTGGCATCTAATTATTTTCCTTATCATTAGTGCAATTGGTATTTACTATATTACACGTACTGGTAATAATGCAACTGTAAGTGGTATAGAGTTAATTTTACGCAGCGCACTAGAAGATTTGCTATATGTACGGCCTAGAACAAAAGAGTTTCTAATTGGCTTTCCATTTTTCCTATTAGCAATTTATGTCATTGGTAGTAATCGATTAATAGGAAAACTATTGCTTATTCCTGGAACCATTGGATTTTTATCCGTGATGAATACATTTACCCATCTTCATATTCCGTTACACATATCATTATTACGAACGGTTTATAGTATAGCCTTTGGATATCTTATTGGTCTTTTGCTTATTTTCTTATATAAAAAATGCGCACCGATTGTCACTAAATACATGATAAAGGGGTGGCGATAA
- the csaB gene encoding polysaccharide pyruvyl transferase CsaB: MRIVLSGYYGFDNVGDEAILFAIIEQLRMIDPQVEINVLSNNPEKTKKTYHVNAVHRRKFWQVIEALKNTDGLISGGGSLLQDKTGMLTIPYYAGIIKMAKFFRKPVFVYAQGMGPIKSALNKWIVKHALNQVEQITVRDKASRQLLSEIGIKQEISIVPDPVVGLDASSYTHQWTITQTFNQKFVTISVRDWSTDHPFTKEIALCLDRVVQNGYAVVFVPMHGEQDERKSKETASLMNEQSYISPVDDSLQSKIALIGESKLLIGMRLHSLIFSAINYTPFIAISYDPKIDAFASLVNQPLAGHVEKSDWDHERLYQLVCTSLVNEEFIREELKEKMTIYQHLAQQTPELALSTFHKQIKCEQSY, translated from the coding sequence ATGCGTATTGTACTGTCTGGCTATTATGGTTTTGACAATGTAGGTGATGAAGCCATACTATTTGCTATTATTGAGCAACTACGAATGATTGATCCTCAGGTCGAAATTAATGTATTATCCAATAACCCTGAGAAGACAAAAAAAACGTATCATGTTAATGCCGTACATCGGAGAAAATTTTGGCAAGTTATTGAAGCACTAAAGAATACGGATGGTTTAATAAGTGGTGGTGGAAGCTTGTTACAAGACAAAACTGGTATGCTTACTATTCCTTATTACGCAGGGATTATAAAGATGGCTAAATTCTTTCGTAAACCCGTTTTTGTTTACGCCCAGGGAATGGGGCCGATCAAATCGGCTTTAAATAAATGGATTGTTAAGCACGCTTTAAATCAAGTTGAACAAATTACGGTACGAGATAAAGCTTCCCGGCAACTGCTGAGTGAAATTGGCATCAAACAAGAAATTTCCATTGTTCCAGATCCAGTAGTAGGATTAGATGCCAGTTCCTATACCCATCAATGGACTATAACTCAGACTTTCAACCAAAAGTTCGTAACAATAAGTGTAAGAGACTGGTCTACGGATCATCCATTTACTAAAGAAATCGCATTATGTTTAGATCGAGTTGTTCAAAATGGATATGCAGTTGTTTTTGTTCCCATGCATGGTGAACAGGATGAACGTAAATCAAAAGAAACAGCAAGCCTAATGAATGAGCAAAGCTATATTTCACCAGTTGATGATTCCCTACAATCGAAGATAGCTCTTATAGGAGAATCTAAACTGCTTATTGGTATGCGTCTCCATTCGCTCATATTTTCAGCAATCAATTATACACCATTCATAGCTATCTCATATGACCCCAAAATAGATGCTTTTGCTTCACTTGTTAATCAACCGCTAGCTGGTCATGTCGAAAAAAGTGATTGGGATCATGAGCGTTTATATCAATTAGTTTGTACATCCCTTGTAAACGAGGAGTTTATTAGGGAAGAATTAAAAGAAAAAATGACAATATATCAGCACTTAGCCCAACAAACACCAGAACTAGCTCTTAGCACATTTCATAAACAAATAAAATGCGAACAAAGCTATTAA
- a CDS encoding ArnT family glycosyltransferase — translation MEHLTILQKLFKRAPIYLLGIILIFSLILHIVFFIKHPGENFIKPSDQKIQAQLDDGEISERIAMLKEHTWKYGSRDAYLYTQMANQIIEDGIYGYNTDKESNAFVTPGHPMILVLLFQLANLFNIEQMTMVKIFNMLLNIATIALIYLIGTKIFKNKWIGLVASGFYATYFTPLHYFRTALTEIPGIFFFCLAIYLFLLALESNKKLIHFFFAVVFCYGVMIRPVIAPLVLIAFVVLFIKYRQHLKMWLLITSIWAIGAAIVIAPWVIRNFIMFNEFILLSTHSGNSWFAGSNPFNIYDFSDYWKEQRELGMESKEYAIMKIKEGFENNFGLWFSWFTIGKTYELFKIPDAIYYYNSYSFAGLIKTMHHYLVNLAFITAIISLFSRKKEAIAVTAVLIMYIGLSNLFLTIPRYGFFIIPIMCVLNGYAIITIVTKVVHIIRNQKNKLYTNANKA, via the coding sequence ATGGAGCATTTAACTATTTTACAAAAATTATTTAAACGGGCACCTATATACTTACTTGGGATTATTTTGATATTTAGCCTAATTTTACATATTGTTTTTTTTATTAAACATCCTGGTGAAAATTTCATTAAACCAAGCGATCAGAAAATTCAAGCACAACTAGATGATGGAGAAATTAGCGAACGTATTGCAATGCTAAAAGAACATACTTGGAAGTATGGAAGTAGAGATGCTTATTTGTATACACAAATGGCTAATCAGATTATTGAAGATGGTATTTATGGTTACAATACAGATAAAGAAAGTAATGCATTTGTTACACCTGGTCACCCTATGATATTAGTGTTACTTTTTCAGTTAGCCAATTTATTTAACATAGAGCAAATGACAATGGTAAAAATCTTCAACATGTTGTTAAACATAGCAACCATTGCACTTATTTATTTAATTGGAACAAAAATTTTTAAAAACAAGTGGATAGGTCTTGTTGCTTCTGGATTTTATGCGACTTACTTCACTCCACTTCATTATTTTAGAACTGCATTAACCGAGATACCTGGTATATTCTTTTTTTGCTTAGCGATTTATTTATTTTTACTAGCATTGGAGTCTAACAAGAAACTCATTCATTTTTTCTTTGCTGTTGTCTTTTGTTATGGAGTGATGATTCGGCCTGTAATTGCCCCATTGGTTTTAATTGCATTTGTTGTTTTGTTCATAAAATATCGTCAGCATTTAAAAATGTGGCTTTTAATAACTAGTATTTGGGCAATTGGGGCTGCTATCGTCATTGCTCCATGGGTAATTAGAAACTTTATTATGTTTAATGAATTCATTCTATTATCTACGCATTCAGGTAATAGTTGGTTTGCTGGAAGTAATCCATTTAATATATATGATTTTTCCGACTATTGGAAAGAACAGCGGGAATTGGGAATGGAGAGTAAGGAGTATGCCATTATGAAAATAAAAGAGGGATTTGAAAATAATTTTGGTCTTTGGTTTTCTTGGTTTACAATTGGTAAAACCTATGAACTATTTAAAATCCCAGATGCCATTTATTATTATAACTCGTATAGCTTTGCTGGACTTATAAAGACAATGCATCATTATTTAGTAAATCTTGCGTTTATTACAGCGATTATATCACTGTTTTCACGTAAAAAAGAGGCAATTGCAGTAACAGCAGTCTTAATCATGTATATCGGATTATCCAATTTGTTTTTAACTATTCCTCGTTACGGTTTTTTTATTATACCCATTATGTGTGTATTAAATGGGTATGCTATTATAACAATAGTGACAAAGGTAGTACATATAATCAGAAATCAAAAAAACAAGTTATATACAAATGCGAACAAAGCTTAA
- a CDS encoding EamA family transporter: MNYILLVINILLLVSGQMLWKAGMVQIGAINLDSILQVVKSPYIIGGGIIYVFATGLWLYILSRMPFSIAYPFQSLAYVIGVVIGYFIFKEIVTPTQWTGAVIIVIGVYLIAR, translated from the coding sequence ATGAATTACATATTGTTAGTTATCAATATATTATTATTAGTAAGCGGGCAGATGCTTTGGAAAGCGGGCATGGTTCAAATAGGGGCAATTAATCTGGATAGTATTTTACAAGTTGTGAAGTCTCCTTATATTATTGGAGGTGGCATTATCTATGTGTTTGCAACAGGCTTATGGCTCTATATTCTTTCAAGGATGCCATTTAGTATTGCATATCCTTTTCAGAGCTTAGCGTATGTGATCGGAGTAGTAATTGGGTATTTTATTTTTAAAGAAATCGTTACCCCTACGCAATGGACGGGAGCGGTAATTATTGTGATTGGAGTATATTTAATTGCGAGGTAA
- a CDS encoding DUF2304 domain-containing protein, with protein sequence MDITIFSFIIVCIFFVIVIEAVRRGIFETKDSLIWIFTCIVLGVLSLSPGLLNFLAKFLGIVYAPSLLFLFGLLCTIIMIFDLTKRISKLNNKVILLTQELSLLKQDYQKHLNKTSKQRKENA encoded by the coding sequence ATGGATATTACCATATTTAGCTTCATTATCGTATGTATTTTTTTTGTAATAGTGATTGAAGCGGTGAGGAGAGGTATTTTTGAAACGAAAGACTCCCTTATTTGGATTTTTACATGTATTGTTTTAGGGGTATTAAGTCTGTCTCCGGGTTTATTAAACTTTCTAGCAAAGTTCTTAGGCATTGTCTATGCACCTAGTTTACTTTTCTTATTTGGCTTACTATGTACGATAATTATGATTTTTGATCTAACGAAACGAATATCCAAATTAAATAACAAAGTCATTCTATTAACCCAGGAGCTTTCTTTATTAAAGCAGGACTACCAAAAACATTTAAATAAAACAAGTAAACAGAGGAAAGAAAACGCATGA
- a CDS encoding glycosyltransferase family 2 protein — MCLESIPKTLIIVPAYNEQDTIGKTLSSLVELKEEIRNLEICVVNDGSTDRTKDIVSTFDVVQLDLSQNLGIGGAVQTGYKYAYNQGFDIAVQFDADGQHKTSDLFDLITPIINDEEDMVIGSRFLHRTDYKGSKLRRIGIYYFYVILKLLTKKSYTDPTSGYRAINRHVIELFANDYPKDYPEPEVLMHLSRKKMRIKEVTANMQGRQGGESSITPWKSIYYMGKVTLSILMQSIVKE; from the coding sequence GTGTGCTTAGAAAGTATTCCTAAAACACTCATTATAGTACCTGCCTATAATGAACAAGATACTATTGGAAAGACTTTATCTAGCTTAGTGGAGCTAAAAGAGGAAATACGAAATTTAGAGATATGTGTTGTGAATGATGGCTCAACAGACCGGACAAAGGATATTGTGAGTACATTTGATGTAGTTCAACTAGATCTTTCACAGAATTTAGGAATTGGTGGGGCAGTCCAGACTGGTTACAAATATGCCTATAACCAAGGATTTGACATAGCAGTACAGTTTGATGCAGATGGACAGCATAAAACGAGTGATTTATTTGATTTAATCACACCAATTATAAATGATGAGGAAGATATGGTTATTGGTTCAAGATTTTTGCACAGAACAGATTATAAAGGAAGTAAACTAAGAAGAATAGGGATTTATTACTTTTATGTAATTTTAAAGTTATTAACTAAAAAAAGCTATACTGACCCAACTTCGGGATATCGCGCTATAAACCGTCATGTTATTGAATTGTTTGCTAATGATTATCCGAAAGATTATCCAGAGCCTGAGGTGCTGATGCATTTAAGCAGAAAAAAGATGCGAATAAAAGAAGTTACAGCCAATATGCAGGGACGACAAGGTGGTGAGTCTTCAATTACACCTTGGAAAAGCATTTATTATATGGGAAAAGTAACGTTGTCCATATTAATGCAATCAATTGTTAAGGAGTAA
- a CDS encoding acyltransferase — MNNLKKKSLDEIQIARAFAIFAVLIVHSSSSGVTNIEPDSILFPIYNFFNIAGKLGTPTFIMLSSFVLFYNYFPREVNRGLIKRFYVKRLKFIIIPYVIFSLLYFVIKMYVYYDYPNISYAINRFLLLLALGKAHTHLYFVFISVQFYLLFPLLLVVFKKSLFLRKYAIIIGLIVQWIWVLLNDAYFHIPWKGSVSLSYLSFYFIGAYLGIYYTDLKNKFKQPFFKDRIIIPLSIGYGVILILYTGYMYLVRTNVFPAISENLPYLVASYLGEFTWATYALFAGLLLFYLAHITNKTFSPKTKLFFMEIGATSFGIYLIHPLFLMIFRQFVSSGSPIVYHSWQVITFFLVTFLSWFVVRLIFRITSYYWFIFGKMEQPHLLFKKIKKEDDDRVLRKYS, encoded by the coding sequence ATGAATAATTTAAAGAAAAAATCATTAGATGAGATACAAATAGCAAGGGCTTTTGCTATTTTTGCTGTTTTAATTGTCCACTCTTCTTCAAGCGGAGTAACAAATATAGAACCAGATTCCATACTTTTTCCAATATACAATTTTTTTAATATTGCTGGGAAGTTAGGTACTCCTACGTTTATCATGCTCAGTAGTTTTGTATTGTTTTACAATTATTTTCCGAGAGAGGTAAATAGGGGATTAATAAAACGCTTCTATGTAAAACGACTGAAGTTTATTATAATTCCTTATGTTATATTCTCACTACTTTACTTTGTTATTAAAATGTATGTTTATTATGATTATCCAAACATATCATATGCAATTAACCGATTTTTGCTTTTACTAGCTTTAGGAAAAGCACATACACATTTGTATTTTGTGTTTATCAGTGTGCAATTTTATTTGTTATTTCCGCTATTGCTAGTGGTTTTTAAGAAGTCCCTTTTTTTAAGGAAATACGCTATTATTATTGGTTTAATTGTCCAGTGGATATGGGTTTTGCTAAATGATGCTTATTTCCATATTCCATGGAAAGGCTCAGTATCTTTATCTTATCTGTCCTTCTACTTTATTGGTGCATATCTTGGAATTTATTATACAGACTTAAAAAATAAATTTAAACAGCCATTTTTTAAAGATCGAATCATTATTCCTTTAAGCATTGGGTACGGTGTCATATTAATACTTTATACAGGATATATGTACTTGGTAAGAACTAATGTATTTCCAGCTATATCAGAGAATCTACCTTATCTTGTGGCAAGTTATTTAGGGGAATTCACTTGGGCAACTTATGCGCTATTTGCAGGTTTATTATTATTTTATTTAGCGCATATTACAAATAAAACCTTTAGTCCAAAAACAAAACTGTTTTTTATGGAAATTGGTGCAACTTCCTTTGGGATTTATTTAATCCACCCATTATTTTTAATGATTTTTAGACAATTTGTAAGTAGTGGATCACCAATCGTATATCATAGCTGGCAAGTAATTACATTTTTCCTTGTTACTTTTTTAAGCTGGTTTGTAGTACGACTTATTTTCCGAATAACTTCTTACTATTGGTTCATTTTTGGGAAGATGGAACAACCTCATCTGCTCTTTAAAAAAATTAAGAAGGAGGATGATGATCGTGTGCTTAGAAAGTATTCCTAA
- a CDS encoding glycosyltransferase family 4 protein, whose product MIYSAIIICFVAAVILTPLVKSIAIKIGATDKPNYRKVHEKIMPRLGGLAIYVSFLIGFLVFLPNTIHYLPIMIGATIIVFVGILDDLFQKSAKFKFIMQLVAATIPVIGGFKIDFITIPFADRIEFGFLAIPITILWIVAITNAINLIDGLDGLAAGIAAIAFLTISGLAVSMGNIPIALISFMMLGSTLGFLIFNFYPAKIFMGDTGSLFLGYMISVIAVTGLFKNVALFSLLVPIIILAIPILDTLFAIIRRIIHKKPISAPDKSHLHHCILKLGYTHKQTVILIYGMSSLFSLAGIMLNRSEMWSSIIILFLILIIVELLVELTGIISESYRPLLKWLKLERVKSR is encoded by the coding sequence ATGATTTATAGCGCGATTATTATATGTTTTGTTGCAGCAGTAATTTTAACACCCCTGGTTAAAAGTATAGCAATTAAAATTGGAGCAACAGATAAACCGAATTACAGAAAAGTGCATGAAAAAATAATGCCGAGATTAGGTGGACTCGCTATCTATGTCAGTTTTTTAATTGGATTTTTAGTGTTTTTACCAAACACGATTCATTACTTGCCTATTATGATAGGTGCAACAATAATTGTGTTTGTTGGAATTTTAGATGATTTATTTCAAAAATCGGCTAAATTCAAATTTATTATGCAATTAGTAGCTGCTACCATACCAGTTATTGGAGGATTCAAGATAGACTTTATAACGATACCATTTGCTGATCGAATTGAATTTGGTTTTCTTGCCATACCAATAACAATTCTTTGGATTGTTGCTATTACAAATGCAATTAATTTAATTGATGGATTAGATGGACTAGCAGCCGGGATTGCAGCTATTGCTTTCTTAACAATATCCGGCTTAGCAGTTTCTATGGGGAATATACCAATTGCATTAATTTCTTTTATGATGCTTGGTAGTACACTTGGATTTCTTATATTTAATTTCTACCCAGCAAAAATATTTATGGGTGACACCGGGTCCTTATTTTTGGGGTATATGATTAGTGTCATTGCAGTTACTGGTTTATTTAAAAATGTAGCTTTATTTTCGCTTTTAGTGCCTATCATTATTTTAGCAATTCCAATTTTAGATACTTTATTTGCGATTATTCGTCGTATTATACACAAAAAACCAATATCTGCACCAGATAAATCACATTTACATCATTGTATTCTCAAATTGGGATATACGCATAAGCAAACCGTCATATTAATTTATGGAATGAGCTCGCTATTTAGCTTAGCCGGCATCATGCTAAATCGTTCAGAAATGTGGAGTTCAATTATTATTCTCTTTTTAATACTGATAATAGTAGAGTTATTAGTTGAATTGACAGGAATAATCAGTGAGAGCTATCGCCCTTTATTAAAATGGTTAAAGCTAGAAAGAGTTAAATCAAGATAG
- a CDS encoding glycerophosphodiester phosphodiesterase: protein MSIRGIGHRGYPAKYPENTMSSFHAAIELGFTHIELDVHLSKDGIPVVMHDYKIDRMTNGSGEIKNYNLDELKQFKIHEKETIPTLEEVLYLAKNKVTVSIEMKNTKLYDSLEENVFQVIQQMEMLDQVYVISFNHHSLMKLRSLSKDIKIGPLVNKMKRSHFRLINKLNAEYLAVKHDGIRDKYVKRFDELGVQVVAWTVNSIEQMQRFNKYPSILITTDELERYKNFKSSNDITEFNKAIV from the coding sequence ATGTCTATTAGAGGGATAGGACACAGGGGATATCCGGCTAAGTATCCAGAAAATACAATGTCTTCCTTTCATGCCGCTATTGAACTAGGTTTTACTCATATAGAGTTGGACGTTCACTTAAGCAAAGATGGTATTCCCGTTGTCATGCATGATTATAAAATAGACCGAATGACAAATGGAAGCGGAGAAATTAAAAACTATAATTTGGATGAACTGAAACAGTTCAAAATACATGAAAAAGAAACTATTCCAACATTAGAAGAGGTACTTTACCTAGCAAAAAATAAAGTTACTGTTTCCATTGAAATGAAGAATACTAAACTATACGATTCATTAGAAGAGAATGTATTTCAAGTAATACAACAAATGGAGATGCTTGATCAAGTTTACGTTATTTCATTTAATCATCATTCCCTTATGAAACTAAGAAGTCTATCTAAAGATATTAAAATAGGCCCCCTCGTAAATAAAATGAAACGCTCTCATTTCAGGCTTATTAATAAGCTAAATGCCGAGTATCTAGCGGTAAAACATGATGGAATAAGAGATAAATATGTTAAAAGGTTTGATGAGCTAGGTGTTCAGGTAGTTGCTTGGACAGTAAATAGTATTGAGCAAATGCAACGTTTTAACAAATATCCATCTATACTTATTACAACTGATGAATTGGAAAGGTACAAAAACTTTAAAAGCAGTAATGATATAACCGAATTTAACAAAGCTATCGTTTAA
- a CDS encoding APC family permease: protein MEERTTLKKSLKAHWVWAIALGSSIGWGAFVQPTTWMATAGPMGVIIGLAIGALLMMVIAVSYGFLIKSFPVTGGEFAYAFISLGRKHAFISGWFLTLGYICIVALNASAFALMLKFVFPTLIENFPLYQIAGWDVYGMEIIIASIALGAFGYFNIRGTGISGRMQFIFCSVMIGSILIITWMVGAQPGSGLANVQPYFPSDTTAWAAIISIVAIAPWAYVGFDNVPQAAEEFHFSSKKAFSLIILAIFFAAVLYSLMILATAMTQPWEGLVAESNVWGAGAAIQELLGTIGLALLVTALTMGVFTGLNGFIISSSRLLFAMSRAKILPVSFSKLHPKYKTPYIGIFFTVVISAFAPWFGREALLWVVDMSSVGVTIAYFYTCYTAFTLFKTKKTASFDRKKHIVSPFKKIISGVGMFASLIFLALLLIPGSPAFLGLQSQIALAVWIMLGVGFYFVKREEFNKIPKEELNYLILGSKKIEAKNWNL, encoded by the coding sequence ATGGAGGAAAGAACGACACTAAAAAAATCTTTAAAGGCGCATTGGGTTTGGGCAATTGCTTTAGGTTCATCGATTGGTTGGGGGGCTTTTGTTCAACCTACAACATGGATGGCAACAGCAGGGCCTATGGGAGTTATTATTGGCTTAGCAATTGGTGCATTATTAATGATGGTAATTGCTGTGAGCTACGGGTTTTTAATTAAGAGTTTTCCAGTAACAGGTGGAGAATTTGCTTATGCATTTATTAGCTTGGGGCGCAAGCATGCATTTATTAGTGGTTGGTTTTTAACATTAGGATATATATGTATTGTTGCGTTAAATGCATCTGCTTTTGCTTTAATGCTTAAATTTGTTTTTCCTACACTTATTGAAAACTTCCCGCTCTATCAAATTGCTGGCTGGGATGTGTATGGAATGGAAATAATTATCGCATCCATCGCTTTAGGAGCATTTGGTTACTTTAATATCCGAGGAACAGGAATATCCGGACGTATGCAATTTATTTTTTGTAGCGTAATGATTGGAAGTATATTAATTATTACATGGATGGTCGGTGCTCAACCAGGGTCTGGTCTTGCAAATGTACAACCATATTTTCCATCCGACACGACTGCTTGGGCAGCGATTATCTCGATTGTAGCAATTGCTCCTTGGGCTTATGTCGGTTTTGATAATGTACCGCAAGCAGCTGAAGAATTTCATTTTTCTTCCAAAAAAGCATTTTCCTTAATTATTCTAGCAATCTTTTTTGCAGCAGTTTTATACAGCCTTATGATTTTAGCCACTGCTATGACACAGCCGTGGGAAGGTTTAGTAGCTGAAAGCAACGTATGGGGAGCAGGTGCCGCGATACAAGAATTACTCGGTACAATCGGTTTAGCACTTTTAGTAACTGCATTGACCATGGGTGTATTTACAGGGTTAAACGGTTTTATTATTTCTTCCAGTCGCTTATTATTTGCGATGTCACGAGCAAAGATATTGCCAGTATCATTTTCAAAACTTCATCCTAAATATAAAACCCCTTATATTGGGATCTTTTTTACGGTCGTTATATCTGCGTTTGCACCATGGTTCGGCAGAGAAGCATTATTATGGGTAGTAGACATGTCTTCTGTTGGTGTAACCATTGCTTATTTTTATACATGTTATACAGCATTTACGTTGTTTAAAACAAAAAAAACAGCTTCATTTGATCGGAAAAAGCATATCGTATCGCCATTTAAAAAAATTATTTCAGGGGTCGGAATGTTTGCTAGTTTAATTTTCTTAGCATTACTGTTAATTCCTGGTTCACCAGCTTTTCTAGGACTCCAATCACAAATTGCTTTGGCAGTCTGGATTATGTTGGGGGTTGGCTTTTATTTTGTTAAACGCGAAGAATTTAATAAAATTCCGAAAGAAGAGTTAAATTATTTGATCTTGGGATCGAAAAAAATTGAAGCGAAAAACTGGAATTTATAA